A genomic window from Motacilla alba alba isolate MOTALB_02 chromosome 2, Motacilla_alba_V1.0_pri, whole genome shotgun sequence includes:
- the LOC119698198 gene encoding NAD(P)(+)--arginine ADP-ribosyltransferase 2-like isoform X2 — translation MAKFPVSCRTRRDPLVPPWSLWPLPAMAPLAQTLALLAMAVATTAAEAVTLDMAQDSFDDQYRDCGPAMKAALPTLNISEFQQNKKFAEVWVKAAAEWQRRRPPVSPLSPDQATALMAYTMDDLYKEFNEAVRAAGCSRQEYRDNFHFKTLHFLLTQAVGRLKNTRGSECHFVYRGVHGVRFKAERGDIVRFGQFTSASQSATAAKQFGTDALFLVETCQGAEIRNFSYYPHEKEVLIPPFETFEVVNVSQEGDKARIQLHSRGTFSKYNCEWLQGGSIPRASFHLGGLLLATTALAVATGSL, via the exons ATGGCAAAGTtccctgtgagctgcaggaccaggagAGATCCGCT tgtcccacCCTGGTCCCTGTGGCCTCTCCCTGCCATGGCCCCCCTGGCTCagaccctggcactgctggcaatGGCCGTGGCCACCACAGCCGCCGAGGCGGTGACGCTGGACATGGCCCAGGACTCCTTTGATGACCAGTACCGGGACTGTGGCCCTGCCATGAAGGCGGCATTGCCGACCCTCAATATCTCTGAGTTCCAGCAGAACAAGAAGTTTGCCGAGGTTTGGGTAAAGGCTGCAGCCGAGTGGCAGAGGCGGAggccccctgtgtcccctctgtcccccgACCAGGCCACTGCCCTCATGGCCTACACGATGGATGACCTCTACAAGGAGTTCAACGAGGCCGTGCGTGCAGCCGGGTGCTCCCGCCAGGAATACCGGGACAACTTCCACTTCAAAACgctgcatttcctgctgacCCAGGCAGTGGGGAGGCTGAAGAACACTCGGGGATCAGAGTGTCACTTTGTGTACCGGGGTGTGCATGGGGTCCGGTTCAAGGCAGAGCGCGGTGACATCGTCCGGTTCGGTCAATTCACGTCAGCGTCACAGAGTGCAACAGCTGCCAAACAATTCGGGACAGACGCGTTGTTCCTTGTGGAGACTTGCCAAGGCGCCGAAATCCGGAATTTCTCCTACTATCCTCACGAGAAGGAGGTGCTGATCCCACCCTTTGAGACCTTTGAGGTCGTCAATGTCAGCCAGGAAGGAGACAAGGCGAGGATCCAGCTCCACTCCCGCGGGACCTTCAGCAAATACAACTGCGAGTGGCTGCAAG